From a region of the Lactuca sativa cultivar Salinas chromosome 4, Lsat_Salinas_v11, whole genome shotgun sequence genome:
- the LOC111915852 gene encoding PLASMODESMATA CALLOSE-BINDING PROTEIN 3: protein MAVLALPMLILLAMAGYSRAAYCVCNTGLSDSVLQKNIDYACAQGADCGQISQNGPCFNPNTVKDHCNFAVNSYFQKKGQTADSCSFSGTATVTSSAPSGATSACFSGSASSSTPTNPTIAPPGTGTGTGTGTGMGTGNGTGSGMGTGTGTSTGTGMGTTNPAFGGMAPSGTINNDNSAAMTIHQTTTWFGVSTLLIMGLVWSRII, encoded by the exons ATGGCTGTTCTTGCTCTTCCTATGCTGATTCTCTTGGCCATGGCTGGCTATTCAA GGGCAGCTTATTGTGTATGCAACACTGGGTTAAGTGATTCAGTGCTTCAGAAGAACATAGATTATGCTTGTGCACAAGGAGCTGATTGTGGTCAGATCAGTCAAAATGGTCCTTGTTTTAACCCAAATACAGTGAAAGATCATTGTAATTTTGCTGTTAATAGTTATTTTCAGAAAAAAGGCCAAACTGCAGATAGCTGTAGCTTCTCAGGCACAGCCACCGTCACCTCATCCGCCCCATCTG GTGCAACTTCTGCTTGTTTTTCGGGATCTGCAAG TTCTTCAACTCCGACAAACCCAACCATAGCGCCACCTGGAACTGGAACTGGAACCGGGACTGGAACTGGAATGGGTACTGGGAATGGAACAGGATCTGGGATGGGGACTGGGACTGGTACAAGTACAGGTACAGGTATGGGAACTACGAACCCAGCATTTGGCGGAATGGCTCCATCAGGAACAATCAACAATGACAACTCTGCTGCAATGACCATCCATCAAACCACAACATGGTTCGGTGTATCAACCCTTTTGATTATGGGTCTTGTATGgtcgaggataatctaa
- the LOC111915853 gene encoding triose phosphate/phosphate translocator, chloroplastic isoform X1 has protein sequence MASMMSHLSLHHAKPFNFSNFSSRISPTLALRTSQPVVLSLRNSPEKIPAEFSGKHLRFSGWDQLLRRRGSVQIPVVKAAAAADGSDQEIEISEGLKIDEAPKSFADRFPAPLVTGFFFFTWYFLNVIFNILNKKVYNYFPYPYFVSVVHLLVGVTYCLISWSIGLPKRAPINKDLLGVLTPVAACHALGHVMSNVSFAAVAVSFTHTIKALEPFFSAAASQFVLGHQIPFSLWLSLAPVVLGVSMASLTELSFNWLGFTSAMISNISFTYRSIYSKKAMTGMDSTNVYAYISIIALLFCLPPAILIEGPKLMQYGFRDAIAKVGMVKFVSDLFWIGMFYHLYNQIATNTLERVAPLTHAVGNVLKRVFVIGFSIIVFGNRISTQTGIGTAIAIAGVAMYSLIKANLEEQKKKTAEKAKTS, from the exons ATGGCTTCAATGATGTCTCATTTGTCTCTCCACCATGCAAAACCGTTTAACTTTAGCAATTTCTCAAGTAGAATATCACCTACTTTAGCTCTACGCACAAGTCAACCAGTTGTTCTTTCGCTCAGAAACTCGCCGGAAAAGATACCAGCCGAGTTCTCCGGTAAGCATTTGAGATTTTCCGGGTGGGATCAACTCCTGCGACGGCGGGGTTCGGTTCAAATTCCGGTGGTAAAAGCCGCAGCAGCGGCGGATGGTAGTGATCAGGAAATCGAGATTTCTGAGGG GTTGAAAATAGATGAAGCTCCCAAGAGCTTCGCTGACAGATTCCCAGCTCCTCTTGTTACGGGATTCTTTTTCTTTACttg GtactttttaaatgttatttttaacatACTCAACAAAAAAGTCTACAATTACTTCCCATATCCATA CTTTGTTTCAGTTGTACATCTTCTTGTTGGTGTTACGTATTGTCTCATCAGTTGGTCTATTGGTCTTCCTAAACGTGCA CCAATCAATAAGGATCTCCTTGGAGTCCTGACTCCGGTTGCAGCTTGTCATGCTCTCGGACACGTCATGTCCAACGTGTCATTCGCTGCTGTCGCCGTGTCTTTTACACATACAATCAAAG CTTTGGAGCCATTCTTCAGTGCTGCAGCTTCTCAGTTTGTTTTAGGGCACCAGATTCCCTTTTCACTATGGCTGTCGTTGGCCCCTGTTGTTCTAG GTGTATCAATGGCCTCATTGACCGAACTTTCTTTCAACTGGCTTGGATTCACAAGCGCCATGATTTCTAACATTTCTTTCACTTACAGAAGCATATATTCAAAGAAAGCCATG ACAGGTATGGATAGCACGAATGTGTATGCTTACATTTCGATAATCGCACTTCTATTTTGCCTCCCGCCAGCAATACTT atAGAAGGACCTAAATTGATGCAATACGGGTTTAGGGACGCAATAGCTAAAGTTGGAATGGTTAAGTTCGTATCCGATTTGTTCTGGATCGGAATGTTCTATCATCTATACAACCAG ATTGCAACCAACACTTTGGAGAGAGTTGCGCCGCTTACGCACGCTGTAGGAAACGTGTTGAAGCGTGTGTTCGTGATTGGTTTCTCCATCATTGTATTTG GGAATAGGATTTCAACACAAACCGGAATTGGGACTGCAATCGCCATTGCTGGTGTTGCAATGTATTCCTTGATCAAAGCCAACCTTGAAGAACAGAAAAAG AAGACCGCAGAGAAGGCAAAGACATCCTAA
- the LOC111915817 gene encoding glutathione S-transferase T3-like, whose product MQVSNVPSQMFSNFVVFPDQQSPNQPQPQTQTETQTQTQHHHQLVDELDDAEEEDMVPETQPTPPPQRRKGKKQVREGVAQPGRQKPTLWVPHEELVLVKAWVDISKDSIQGNTQPGEHFWFRILERFREELGKCDDYRTKHQLNSKFREIARGVSKINGLYNNLKTQRKSGQGDEEILQEALQFYLEEVGKPFK is encoded by the coding sequence ATGCAAGTTTCAAATGTTCCGTCGCAAATGTTTTCAAACTTTGTTGTGTTTCCGGATCAACAATCGCCAAATCAACCTCAACCCCAAACTCAAACTGAAACTCAAACCCAAACCCAACACCACCACCAACTTGTCGATGAATTGGATGACGCGGAAGAAGAAGACATGGTTCCCGAAACTcaaccaacaccaccaccacaaaGACGTAAAGGGAAAAAACAAGTGCGTGAGGGTGTCGCACAACCGGGAAGACAAAAGCCGACACTATGGGTTCCACACGAAGAGCTAGTTTTGGTCAAAGCTTGGGTTGATATTTCTAAAGATTCGATTCAGGGAAACACACAACCGGGAGAACATTTTTGGTTTCGCATTTTAGAACGATTTCGAGAGGAGCTAGGAAAATGTGACGACTACCGTACTAAACATCAACTTAACTCAAAGTTTCGAGAAATAGCAAGGGGGGTTTCAAAAATTAACGGGTTGTACAACAACCTAAAAACCCAACGGAAAAGCGGCCAAGGCGACGAAGAAATACTTCAAGAAGCATTGCAGTTTTACCTTGAGGAAGTCGGAAAACCATTCAAGTGA
- the LOC111915853 gene encoding triose phosphate/phosphate translocator, chloroplastic isoform X2: MASMMSHLSLHHAKPFNFSNFSSRISPTLALRTSQPVVLSLRNSPEKIPAEFSGKHLRFSGWDQLLRRRGSVQIPVVKAAAAADGSDQEIEISEGLKIDEAPKSFADRFPAPLVTGFFFFTWYFLNVIFNILNKKVYNYFPYPYFVSVVHLLVGVTYCLISWSIGLPKRAPINKDLLGVLTPVAACHALGHVMSNVSFAAVAVSFTHTIKALEPFFSAAASQFVLGHQIPFSLWLSLAPVVLGVSMASLTELSFNWLGFTSAMISNISFTYRSIYSKKAMTGMDSTNVYAYISIIALLFCLPPAILIEGPKLMQYGFRDAIAKVGMVKFVSDLFWIGMFYHLYNQIATNTLERVAPLTHAVGNVLKRVFVIGFSIIVFGNRISTQTGIGTAIAIAGVAMYSLIKANLEEQKKTAEKAKTS; this comes from the exons ATGGCTTCAATGATGTCTCATTTGTCTCTCCACCATGCAAAACCGTTTAACTTTAGCAATTTCTCAAGTAGAATATCACCTACTTTAGCTCTACGCACAAGTCAACCAGTTGTTCTTTCGCTCAGAAACTCGCCGGAAAAGATACCAGCCGAGTTCTCCGGTAAGCATTTGAGATTTTCCGGGTGGGATCAACTCCTGCGACGGCGGGGTTCGGTTCAAATTCCGGTGGTAAAAGCCGCAGCAGCGGCGGATGGTAGTGATCAGGAAATCGAGATTTCTGAGGG GTTGAAAATAGATGAAGCTCCCAAGAGCTTCGCTGACAGATTCCCAGCTCCTCTTGTTACGGGATTCTTTTTCTTTACttg GtactttttaaatgttatttttaacatACTCAACAAAAAAGTCTACAATTACTTCCCATATCCATA CTTTGTTTCAGTTGTACATCTTCTTGTTGGTGTTACGTATTGTCTCATCAGTTGGTCTATTGGTCTTCCTAAACGTGCA CCAATCAATAAGGATCTCCTTGGAGTCCTGACTCCGGTTGCAGCTTGTCATGCTCTCGGACACGTCATGTCCAACGTGTCATTCGCTGCTGTCGCCGTGTCTTTTACACATACAATCAAAG CTTTGGAGCCATTCTTCAGTGCTGCAGCTTCTCAGTTTGTTTTAGGGCACCAGATTCCCTTTTCACTATGGCTGTCGTTGGCCCCTGTTGTTCTAG GTGTATCAATGGCCTCATTGACCGAACTTTCTTTCAACTGGCTTGGATTCACAAGCGCCATGATTTCTAACATTTCTTTCACTTACAGAAGCATATATTCAAAGAAAGCCATG ACAGGTATGGATAGCACGAATGTGTATGCTTACATTTCGATAATCGCACTTCTATTTTGCCTCCCGCCAGCAATACTT atAGAAGGACCTAAATTGATGCAATACGGGTTTAGGGACGCAATAGCTAAAGTTGGAATGGTTAAGTTCGTATCCGATTTGTTCTGGATCGGAATGTTCTATCATCTATACAACCAG ATTGCAACCAACACTTTGGAGAGAGTTGCGCCGCTTACGCACGCTGTAGGAAACGTGTTGAAGCGTGTGTTCGTGATTGGTTTCTCCATCATTGTATTTG GGAATAGGATTTCAACACAAACCGGAATTGGGACTGCAATCGCCATTGCTGGTGTTGCAATGTATTCCTTGATCAAAGCCAACCTTGAAGAACAGAAAAAG ACCGCAGAGAAGGCAAAGACATCCTAA